The proteins below come from a single Amphiura filiformis chromosome 15, Afil_fr2py, whole genome shotgun sequence genomic window:
- the LOC140171907 gene encoding UPF0561 protein C2orf68 homolog — MPPTNEPATGPSKKLDQNSEPATALDELVLFKLEYEDEDGDISKLLVLKDDDPHEIAAEFAQECGIHDSLVDALVYRIEQEMKKRVK; from the exons ATGCCTCCAACGAATGAACCTGCTACAGGACCTAGTAAGAAACTTGATCAGAACA gTGAACCAGCTACTGCGTTAGATGAACTTGTCCTTTTTAAGCTGGaatatgaagatgaagatggtgatATCTCAAAGCTGTTGGTATTGAAG GATGATGATCCTCATGAAATAGCTGCAGAATTTGCTCAAGAATGTGGAATCCATGACTCCTTGGTAGATGCACTGGTGTACCGTATTGAACAGGAGATGAAGAAGCGTGTCAAGTGA